Proteins from a single region of Nakamurella deserti:
- a CDS encoding catalase yields MTDVASQGPAAGEEDRPVLTNRQGHPVYDNQNQRTVGARGPATLENYQFLEKISHFDRERIPERVVHARGAVAFGTFEATGQWGDEPIARYTRAKLFAEAGKQTDVAIRFSTVIGGRDSSEAARDPRGFAVKFYTEDGNWDLVGNNLAVFFIRDAIKFPDVIHSLKPDPITFRQEPARIFDFMSQTPESMHMLVNLFSPRGIPANYRTMQGFGVNTYKWVNADGESHLVKYHFQPRAGVKSLTEADAANIQATNLGHASQDLYESIDRGEFPQWDLYVQLMSDDEHPELDFDPLDDTKVWPENEFEPKLVGTMTLNRNVSDHHNENEQLSFGTGVLVDGLDFSDDKMLVGRTFSYSDTQRYRVGPNYLQLPVNSPKNARVATNQRGGQMSYGVDLGEGQNPHVNYEPSITGGLREAQYPTHDEQGPEITGRLTRKRIPRTNDYTQAGQRYQLMEQWEKDDLVANFVTLIGQADRAVQERMVWHFLMVDDELGLRVGEGLGLSPDDVRHLEPLQSQTLSDDELARLSNLGKNGPRDVSGLTMTHVVPNEHVVVQR; encoded by the coding sequence ATGACCGACGTCGCCAGTCAGGGCCCCGCCGCCGGCGAGGAGGACCGCCCGGTCCTCACCAACCGCCAGGGCCATCCGGTCTACGACAACCAGAACCAGCGCACCGTCGGGGCCCGCGGTCCGGCCACCCTGGAGAACTACCAGTTCCTGGAGAAGATCAGCCACTTCGACCGGGAGCGCATCCCGGAGCGGGTGGTGCACGCCCGCGGTGCGGTGGCCTTCGGCACCTTCGAGGCGACCGGGCAGTGGGGCGACGAGCCGATCGCGCGCTACACCCGGGCGAAGCTGTTCGCCGAGGCCGGCAAGCAGACCGACGTGGCCATCCGGTTCTCCACCGTGATCGGCGGGCGCGATTCGTCGGAGGCGGCCCGCGACCCGCGCGGTTTCGCGGTGAAGTTCTACACCGAGGACGGCAACTGGGATCTCGTCGGCAACAACCTCGCCGTGTTCTTCATCCGCGACGCCATCAAGTTCCCCGACGTGATCCACTCGCTCAAGCCCGACCCCATCACCTTCCGCCAGGAGCCGGCCCGCATCTTCGACTTCATGTCGCAGACGCCGGAGTCGATGCACATGCTGGTCAACCTGTTCAGCCCCCGCGGCATCCCGGCGAACTACCGGACGATGCAGGGCTTCGGCGTCAACACCTACAAGTGGGTCAACGCCGACGGTGAGTCGCACCTGGTGAAGTACCACTTCCAGCCGCGGGCCGGGGTGAAGAGCCTGACCGAGGCCGACGCGGCCAACATCCAGGCGACGAACCTCGGGCACGCCTCGCAGGATCTGTACGAGTCGATCGACCGTGGGGAGTTCCCGCAGTGGGATCTCTACGTGCAGCTGATGAGCGACGACGAGCACCCGGAGCTGGACTTCGATCCGCTGGACGACACCAAGGTGTGGCCGGAGAACGAGTTCGAGCCCAAGCTCGTCGGCACCATGACGCTGAACCGCAACGTCAGCGACCACCACAACGAGAACGAGCAGCTCTCGTTCGGAACCGGCGTCCTCGTCGACGGTCTGGACTTCTCCGACGACAAGATGCTGGTCGGCCGGACGTTCTCCTACTCCGACACCCAGCGCTACCGGGTGGGCCCGAACTACCTACAGCTGCCGGTCAACAGCCCGAAGAACGCCCGGGTGGCGACGAACCAGCGCGGCGGGCAGATGTCCTACGGCGTGGATCTCGGCGAGGGGCAGAACCCGCACGTCAACTACGAACCGTCGATCACCGGCGGCCTGCGGGAGGCGCAGTACCCGACGCACGACGAGCAGGGTCCGGAGATCACCGGCCGGCTGACGCGCAAGCGGATCCCCCGGACGAACGACTACACCCAGGCCGGTCAGCGCTACCAGCTGATGGAGCAGTGGGAGAAGGACGACCTGGTCGCCAACTTCGTGACCCTCATCGGGCAGGCCGACCGCGCCGTTCAGGAGCGGATGGTGTGGCACTTCCTGATGGTCGACGACGAGCTCGGGCTGCGGGTCGGTGAGGGACTGGGCCTGTCGCCCGACGACGTCCGGCACCTCGAGCCGTTGCAGAGCCAGACGCTGTCCGACGACGAGCTGGCGCGGCTGTCGAACCTGGGCAAGAACGGACCGCGGGACGTCAGCGGTCTGACGATGACCCACGTGGTGCCCAACGAGCACGTGGTGGTCCAGCGGTAG
- a CDS encoding Fur family transcriptional regulator, protein MDRSRSTPSLTLRARVPESHVRSSTPPTGPARLLRDHGLRVTTPRVAVLTAVAAAPHSDAEHIAAAVRAAGADVSRASVYNVLAALTTEGLLRRIEPAGSPARYETETGDNHHHLVCRSCGLTVDVACAVGSRGCLAPADPAGFSVDEAEVLFWGRCPACRAAGS, encoded by the coding sequence ATGGACAGGTCCAGATCGACGCCGTCGCTGACCCTGCGTGCGCGCGTCCCGGAGTCCCACGTGCGTTCCTCGACACCCCCGACCGGTCCCGCCCGCCTCCTGCGCGACCACGGCCTGCGGGTGACCACCCCGCGCGTCGCGGTGCTGACCGCGGTCGCCGCCGCGCCCCACTCCGACGCCGAGCACATCGCCGCGGCCGTCCGGGCCGCCGGTGCCGACGTCTCACGCGCATCGGTGTACAACGTCCTCGCCGCGCTCACCACGGAGGGCCTGCTCCGCCGGATCGAGCCGGCCGGATCACCCGCCCGCTACGAGACCGAGACCGGCGACAACCACCACCACCTCGTGTGCCGCTCCTGCGGACTCACGGTCGACGTCGCGTGTGCCGTCGGCTCCCGCGGCTGCCTGGCACCCGCCGACCCGGCGGGCTTCTCCGTCGACGAGGCCGAAGTCCTGTTCTGGGGCCGTTGTCCCGCATGCCGGGCCGCCGGCTCCTGA
- a CDS encoding carboxyl transferase domain-containing protein has product MFSRIAVVNRGEPAVRLIKAVRELNAERGTDIKVVALHTESERGALFVRAADEGVLLRDVGTAGIPYLDHAELERALRVSGADAVWVGWGFVAEDAAFAELCARLGITFIGPSPDAMRRLGDKVEAKLMAEASNVPVAPWSGGPVENSEDARKHAEVIGYPMILKARSGGGGRGIRIVRDPSELDEAIERTQGEALRSFGDPVIFMEHLVEGARHIEVQVIADNHGTVWAPGVRDCSIQRKNQKLIEESRSPALTDQQDSDLRQGAIALVKAAGYRGAGTVEFLYQPQKKTFAFLEVNTRLQVEHPITEATTGIDLVKLQILVAAGEPLTGEPPTAFGHAIEARLNAEDAEAGFTPAPGVVELLTLPSGPGIRVDTGIATGDVIPPDYDSMVAKIIAWGRDRSEALARLRCALRETTVVLRGGTTTKSFLLELLDRPELIDGTADTGWLDRVGLPLAEGLPAHADVALLSVAVDVYEAEERLDRDAFLRSARGGRPRARDVLGRTVELGYQGQSYSLQVAQISPHRYRVTVDNAPAAGAAGAPDGSPVTGPVTVDVAVERLSEFESRVTVGSGRHRVVTIEGPSDHRVEVDSVSHRVTRDEGGMVRSPAPAVVVAIPAAAGDEVEAGQTLIVLESMKMETHVRAPYAGRVREVLATVSSQIDAGGALLRLDRIETDDAAAAADTSPRVRFAARGAAATRDHRAVAEQSLGLLRAMITGFDVTAAQARQALSTYDNALADLPEDGELRRAEFQLLSTFADLCELSRNRPAGSEQAADERVHSPREYFHAYLHSLDAEREGLPVSFRQRLTRALRHYGVTDLEPCPELEDAVFRVFLALERAGTQTPVIAALLERWLVNGGVPAGATEEDLGDVLSRLIVATQLRYPVIGDLARNVRFQAFDRPVIEAARATVFTGSRETLRYLGENADAPDYADRMAELVNGPQPLIRLLAEQLVGRGPYLEPMLEAMTRRYYKVRTLTDVRTGRTDDRPFVTGSFDLGGQSMHLFATVADGEADLSTALRLAEGRAAAAAQPWNVVTDVYLSWPDRPGSDEVAGRLQATLAGFPGLFAGRRVTVVVCADAARIDTRTVEQFTFRPSGSGPVEERVIRGMHPLTGQRLDLWRLKNFVGTRLPSAEDTYLMHLVAPDNPADERLVAMAEIRDAQPARDASGVVTGFPAAERVLGACLDSIRRVQASRGNRARLDKNQIFLHVWPPIELPLRDLTQFARNYAPLSIGAGLEEITVLATLQEPGQRARAIALRFTDAAGTGMTVKVTAPPTDPIVPLDDYTQKVQRSAARGLVYPYEIVPLLTGTEGSWAEYDFAPSASGEVAFGPVDRPKGRNKAGVIVGLVSTPTTRYPEGMERVAIFGDPTKALGTVAVAECALVVAAIDLAEQRGIPVEWFALSSGAKISMDSGTENMDGVARALRRIVTFTQSGGEVNVVVAGINVGAQPYWNAEATMLQHTKGVLIMTPDSAMVLTGKHSLDYSGGVSAEDNFGIGGYDRVMGPNGEAQYWAPNLAGAVDVLFAHYDHAYVAPGERFPRRATTVDPVERDVRTSPHTHPDSPFTTVGEIFSEETNRDRKKPFDIRAVIHAVVDADHAVLERWAAMADADTSVVVDAHLGGYPATVIGIESRPIPRRGYLPADGPDQFTAGTLFPSSSKKTARAINAASGNRPLVVLANLSGFDGSPESLRKIQLEYGAEIGRAIVNFDGPIVFCLVSRYHGGAFVVFSGALNDNMEVVAVAGSFASVIGGAPAAAVVFTRDVNNRTAADQRVKELESALAASGDDVEKAELRVRLADVRSAVRAEKLGEVAAEFEAIHNIDRAKEVGSVHTIIPAEELRPYLVSALERGMARTVAAPQA; this is encoded by the coding sequence CTGTTCAGCCGTATCGCGGTGGTGAACCGGGGGGAGCCGGCGGTCCGGCTGATCAAGGCGGTGCGTGAACTCAACGCCGAGCGCGGCACCGACATCAAGGTCGTCGCCCTGCACACCGAGTCCGAGCGCGGGGCGTTGTTCGTCCGGGCCGCCGACGAGGGCGTGCTGCTGCGGGACGTCGGCACCGCCGGCATCCCCTACCTCGACCACGCCGAACTCGAGCGGGCGTTGCGGGTCAGCGGTGCGGACGCGGTGTGGGTCGGCTGGGGTTTCGTCGCCGAGGACGCCGCCTTCGCGGAGCTGTGCGCCCGGCTGGGCATCACGTTCATCGGCCCGTCACCGGACGCGATGCGCCGCCTCGGGGACAAGGTCGAGGCCAAGCTGATGGCGGAGGCCTCGAACGTCCCGGTCGCCCCGTGGTCGGGCGGCCCGGTGGAGAACTCCGAGGACGCCAGGAAGCACGCCGAGGTGATCGGCTACCCGATGATCCTCAAGGCCCGCAGCGGCGGCGGCGGTCGCGGCATCCGCATCGTGCGCGACCCGTCGGAGCTCGACGAGGCGATCGAACGGACCCAGGGCGAGGCACTGCGCAGCTTCGGTGATCCGGTCATCTTCATGGAGCACCTGGTCGAGGGGGCCCGGCACATCGAGGTCCAGGTCATCGCCGACAACCACGGCACCGTCTGGGCGCCCGGCGTGCGGGACTGCTCCATCCAGCGCAAGAACCAGAAGCTGATCGAGGAGAGCCGGTCGCCGGCGCTGACCGACCAGCAGGACTCCGACCTCCGGCAGGGCGCGATCGCGCTGGTGAAGGCGGCGGGGTACCGGGGCGCGGGCACCGTGGAATTCCTCTACCAGCCGCAGAAGAAGACCTTCGCGTTCCTGGAGGTCAACACCCGGCTGCAGGTGGAGCATCCGATCACCGAGGCCACCACCGGGATCGACCTGGTCAAGCTGCAGATCCTGGTGGCCGCGGGCGAGCCGCTCACGGGGGAGCCGCCGACCGCGTTCGGGCACGCGATCGAGGCGCGGCTCAACGCTGAGGACGCCGAGGCCGGTTTCACCCCCGCGCCCGGGGTGGTCGAGCTGCTCACGCTGCCCAGCGGCCCGGGGATCCGGGTCGACACCGGCATCGCCACCGGTGACGTCATCCCGCCCGACTACGACTCGATGGTCGCCAAGATCATCGCCTGGGGACGGGACCGCTCCGAGGCGCTGGCCCGGCTGCGCTGCGCGCTGCGGGAGACCACCGTCGTGCTCCGCGGCGGCACCACCACCAAGTCGTTCCTGCTGGAGCTGCTGGACCGCCCGGAGCTGATCGACGGCACCGCCGACACCGGATGGCTGGACCGGGTCGGGCTGCCGCTGGCCGAGGGTCTGCCGGCGCACGCCGACGTGGCGCTGCTGTCGGTGGCGGTGGACGTCTACGAGGCCGAGGAACGGCTGGACCGGGACGCCTTCCTGCGCTCGGCGCGGGGTGGCCGGCCCCGGGCGCGCGACGTCCTCGGGCGCACGGTGGAGCTGGGCTACCAGGGCCAGTCGTACAGCCTGCAGGTCGCGCAGATCAGTCCGCACCGCTACCGCGTCACGGTCGACAACGCCCCGGCCGCCGGCGCCGCCGGCGCCCCGGACGGCTCGCCCGTCACCGGACCCGTCACCGTCGACGTCGCCGTGGAACGGCTCTCGGAGTTCGAGAGCCGGGTGACCGTCGGTTCGGGCCGGCACCGGGTGGTGACCATCGAGGGCCCGTCCGACCACCGCGTCGAGGTCGACAGCGTCAGCCACCGGGTCACCCGCGACGAGGGCGGCATGGTCCGCTCGCCCGCGCCCGCCGTGGTGGTGGCGATCCCCGCCGCCGCCGGCGACGAGGTCGAGGCCGGTCAGACCCTCATCGTGCTCGAGAGCATGAAGATGGAGACCCACGTCCGGGCGCCCTACGCGGGCCGGGTGCGGGAGGTGCTGGCCACGGTCAGCTCCCAGATCGACGCCGGCGGCGCACTGCTGCGCCTGGACCGCATCGAGACCGACGACGCCGCCGCCGCGGCCGACACCTCGCCGCGGGTCCGCTTCGCCGCGCGGGGAGCCGCCGCGACGCGCGACCACCGGGCCGTCGCCGAGCAGAGCCTGGGCCTGCTGCGCGCCATGATCACCGGGTTCGACGTCACCGCCGCGCAGGCGCGGCAGGCCCTGTCGACCTACGACAACGCGCTGGCCGACCTCCCGGAGGACGGCGAACTGCGCCGGGCGGAGTTCCAACTGCTGAGCACCTTCGCGGATCTGTGCGAGCTGTCGCGCAACCGGCCCGCCGGTTCCGAGCAGGCCGCCGACGAACGGGTGCACAGCCCGCGCGAGTACTTCCACGCCTATCTGCACTCGCTGGACGCCGAGCGGGAGGGCCTGCCGGTGTCGTTCCGGCAGCGGCTCACCCGGGCGCTGCGGCACTACGGGGTCACCGACCTCGAGCCGTGCCCGGAGCTGGAGGACGCCGTCTTCCGGGTCTTCCTCGCCCTGGAGCGGGCCGGCACGCAGACCCCGGTGATCGCCGCGCTCCTGGAGCGCTGGCTGGTGAACGGCGGGGTTCCGGCGGGAGCCACCGAGGAGGACCTCGGCGACGTGCTGTCCCGGCTGATCGTCGCCACCCAGCTGCGCTACCCGGTGATCGGTGACCTCGCCCGCAACGTCCGCTTCCAGGCGTTCGACCGGCCGGTCATCGAGGCCGCCCGGGCCACCGTGTTCACCGGCAGCCGGGAGACGCTGCGGTATCTCGGCGAGAACGCGGACGCACCCGACTACGCCGACCGGATGGCCGAACTGGTCAACGGTCCGCAGCCGCTGATCCGGCTGCTGGCCGAGCAGCTCGTCGGCCGGGGCCCGTACCTGGAGCCGATGCTCGAGGCGATGACCCGCCGGTACTACAAGGTGCGCACACTGACCGACGTCCGCACCGGCCGCACCGACGACCGGCCGTTCGTCACCGGCAGTTTCGACCTGGGCGGGCAGTCGATGCACCTGTTCGCCACCGTCGCCGACGGCGAGGCGGACCTGAGCACCGCGCTGCGTCTGGCCGAGGGCCGGGCGGCGGCGGCCGCACAGCCGTGGAACGTCGTCACCGACGTCTACCTGTCCTGGCCCGACCGGCCGGGCTCCGACGAGGTGGCCGGCCGGCTGCAGGCCACCCTCGCCGGATTCCCCGGCCTGTTCGCCGGGCGCCGGGTGACGGTCGTCGTCTGCGCCGACGCGGCGCGCATCGACACCCGCACCGTGGAGCAGTTCACCTTCCGCCCCAGCGGTAGCGGACCGGTCGAGGAGCGGGTCATCCGCGGCATGCACCCGCTGACGGGCCAGCGGCTGGACCTGTGGCGGCTGAAGAACTTCGTCGGCACCCGCCTGCCGTCGGCCGAGGACACCTACCTGATGCACCTCGTCGCGCCGGACAACCCGGCCGACGAGCGGTTGGTCGCGATGGCCGAGATCCGGGACGCCCAGCCGGCCCGCGACGCCAGCGGCGTGGTCACCGGCTTCCCGGCGGCCGAGCGCGTGCTGGGCGCCTGCCTGGACAGCATCCGGCGGGTGCAGGCCTCCCGCGGGAACAGGGCCCGGCTGGACAAGAACCAGATCTTCCTGCACGTCTGGCCGCCGATCGAGCTGCCGCTGCGGGACCTGACCCAGTTCGCGCGGAACTACGCGCCGCTGTCGATCGGCGCCGGCCTGGAGGAGATCACCGTCCTGGCGACGCTGCAGGAGCCCGGTCAGCGCGCGCGGGCCATCGCGTTGCGCTTCACCGACGCGGCCGGCACCGGGATGACGGTCAAGGTGACCGCACCGCCGACCGACCCGATCGTCCCGCTGGACGACTACACGCAGAAGGTGCAGCGCTCCGCGGCCCGCGGCCTGGTGTACCCGTACGAGATCGTGCCGCTGCTGACCGGTACCGAGGGCAGTTGGGCGGAGTACGACTTCGCCCCGTCCGCGTCCGGCGAGGTCGCGTTCGGGCCGGTGGACCGGCCCAAGGGCCGGAACAAGGCCGGCGTCATCGTGGGCCTGGTGTCGACACCGACGACGCGGTACCCGGAGGGCATGGAGCGGGTGGCGATCTTCGGCGACCCGACGAAGGCACTGGGCACGGTGGCGGTGGCGGAGTGCGCCCTGGTGGTGGCCGCGATCGACCTCGCCGAGCAGCGGGGGATCCCGGTCGAGTGGTTCGCGCTGTCGTCGGGCGCGAAGATCTCGATGGACTCGGGCACCGAGAACATGGACGGTGTGGCCCGCGCGCTGCGCCGGATCGTCACGTTCACCCAGTCCGGCGGTGAGGTCAACGTCGTGGTGGCCGGCATCAACGTCGGCGCGCAGCCGTACTGGAACGCCGAGGCGACCATGCTGCAGCACACCAAGGGTGTGCTGATCATGACCCCGGACAGCGCCATGGTGCTGACCGGGAAGCACTCCCTGGACTACTCGGGCGGGGTGTCGGCGGAGGACAACTTCGGCATCGGCGGCTACGACCGGGTGATGGGCCCGAACGGCGAGGCGCAGTACTGGGCGCCGAATCTCGCCGGCGCGGTGGACGTGCTGTTCGCCCACTACGACCACGCCTACGTCGCCCCGGGTGAGCGCTTCCCGCGGCGGGCGACCACCGTCGACCCGGTCGAGCGCGACGTGCGGACCTCCCCGCACACGCACCCCGACAGCCCGTTCACCACCGTCGGCGAGATCTTCTCCGAGGAGACCAACCGCGACCGCAAGAAGCCGTTCGACATCCGCGCGGTCATCCACGCGGTGGTCGACGCCGACCACGCGGTGCTGGAGCGGTGGGCGGCGATGGCCGACGCCGACACCTCCGTCGTGGTCGACGCCCACCTGGGCGGCTACCCGGCCACGGTGATCGGCATCGAGTCGCGGCCGATCCCACGGCGCGGCTACCTGCCCGCCGACGGGCCCGACCAGTTCACCGCGGGCACGTTGTTCCCGAGTTCGTCGAAGAAGACCGCCCGGGCGATCAACGCGGCCAGCGGCAACCGGCCGCTGGTGGTGCTGGCGAACCTGTCCGGGTTCGACGGGTCACCGGAGTCGCTGCGCAAGATCCAGCTGGAGTACGGCGCCGAGATCGGGCGGGCCATCGTCAACTTCGACGGGCCGATCGTGTTCTGCCTGGTGTCGCGCTACCACGGCGGGGCCTTCGTGGTGTTCTCCGGGGCGCTCAACGACAACATGGAGGTCGTGGCGGTCGCCGGGTCGTTCGCCTCGGTCATCGGTGGGGCCCCCGCCGCGGCCGTGGTGTTCACCCGGGACGTCAACAACCGCACCGCCGCCGACCAGCGCGTCAAGGAGCTCGAGTCGGCGCTGGCCGCGTCCGGCGACGACGTCGAGAAGGCCGAGTTGCGGGTCCGGCTGGCCGACGTGCGGTCGGCCGTCCGCGCCGAGAAGCTGGGTGAGGTGGCCGCCGAGTTCGAGGCCATCCACAACATCGACCGCGCCAAGGAGGTCGGATCGGTGCACACCATCATCCCGGCCGAGGAGCTGCGGCCGTACCTGGTGAGCGCTCTGGAGCGGGGGATGGCCAGGACCGTCGCGGCACCGCAGGCCTGA
- the rraA gene encoding ribonuclease E activity regulator RraA, with translation MTTATADLVDRYGDRLQSCDVQFRDLGGRVAFDGPATTVRCFQDNALVRSVLSGPGAGGVLVVDGAGSLHTALLGDVIARLGVDNGWAGVVIHGAVRDAAVLAGMPLGVKALGTNPRKSGKTGAGERDVVVEFGGAVFRPGDHVWCDADGVVTLPRS, from the coding sequence ATGACCACGGCCACCGCCGACCTCGTCGACCGGTACGGCGACCGCCTGCAGTCCTGCGACGTCCAGTTCCGGGATCTCGGCGGACGCGTCGCCTTCGACGGTCCCGCGACGACGGTCCGGTGTTTCCAGGACAACGCGCTGGTCCGGTCGGTGCTGTCGGGACCCGGGGCCGGGGGTGTGCTGGTGGTCGACGGCGCCGGCAGCCTGCACACCGCGTTGCTGGGCGACGTCATCGCCCGGCTGGGCGTGGACAACGGCTGGGCCGGCGTGGTCATCCACGGTGCCGTGCGGGACGCCGCCGTCCTGGCCGGGATGCCGCTGGGGGTCAAGGCCCTGGGCACCAACCCGCGCAAGAGCGGCAAGACCGGTGCGGGCGAACGCGACGTCGTCGTGGAGTTCGGCGGCGCGGTGTTCCGTCCCGGCGACCACGTCTGGTGCGACGCCGACGGCGTCGTCACGCTGCCCCGGAGCTGA
- a CDS encoding Tex family protein gives MTQHSAATSPAAPAHDSAAGIVRLIAEELGVEPWQVRAAVELLDGGATVPFIARYRKEVTGSLDDTQLRTLEERLDYLRELADRRRAVLESLTQQGVLTDALAAAVAAATTKSRLEDIYLPYRPRRRTRAQIAREAGLGPLAEALLAHPDRDPAAQAAPFVAPDRGIDDPAAALTGARFILIETFGEDADLVGELRELLWRRGRLVSTVKGGAEHAGETAGRFADYFAFAEPLARVPSHRALAVFRGEKEDVLTVTVQPEADDRDPLDTSPSDAEIRIAARFGIGDRGRPGDGWLRDTVRLAWRTKLLPSLTADVRGRLRQAAEQTAVRVFADNLRDLLLAAPAGDRVTMGLDPGLRTGTKVAVVDGTGKVVATDTVYPHQPHNRWAPTLATLGALITRHGVRLIAIGNGTASRETDRLAAELVAAHPGVTKVVVSEAGASVYSASAYAAAELPGMDVSLRGAVSIARRLQDPLAELVKIDPRSIGVGQYQHDIAEGLLARSLDHVVEDCVNGVGVDVNTASVPLLARVSGITTTLAENIVAHRDGNGRFTSRRALKNVPRLGPKAYEQCAGFLRIPGGDDPLDASAVHPEAYPVVRRILADTGTELAGVIGNVALLSRLRPQQYVDDTFGVPTVTDIIAELEKPGRDPRPAFATATFADGVEKIGDLRPGMVLEGVVTNVAAFGAFVDIGVHQDGLVHVSALADTFVRDPREVVRSGQVVRVKVLEVDPARKRIGLSLRLTDEPGAPRSGTGGGRTGGAARPQHRGSGGRSAAPTATPRPTATPRPAATPRPAATPPPAGSLADALKRAGFGSGPPERRPRGR, from the coding sequence ATGACCCAGCACAGCGCAGCCACCAGCCCCGCCGCCCCGGCACACGACTCCGCGGCCGGGATCGTCCGGCTCATCGCCGAGGAGCTCGGCGTCGAACCGTGGCAGGTCCGCGCCGCCGTCGAGCTGCTCGACGGCGGCGCCACCGTGCCGTTCATCGCCCGGTACCGCAAGGAGGTCACCGGTAGCCTGGACGACACCCAGCTGCGCACTCTCGAGGAACGGCTGGACTACCTCCGGGAACTGGCCGACCGGCGGCGCGCCGTGCTCGAGTCGCTGACCCAGCAGGGCGTCCTCACCGACGCGCTGGCCGCGGCGGTCGCGGCCGCCACGACCAAGTCCCGGCTGGAGGACATCTACCTGCCGTACCGGCCCAGGCGGCGCACCCGAGCCCAGATCGCCCGCGAGGCCGGTCTCGGGCCGCTCGCCGAAGCGCTGCTCGCCCACCCGGACCGCGACCCGGCCGCCCAGGCCGCGCCGTTCGTGGCCCCCGACCGCGGCATCGACGACCCGGCGGCGGCCCTCACCGGCGCCCGCTTCATCCTCATCGAGACCTTCGGCGAGGACGCCGATCTCGTGGGGGAGCTGCGCGAGCTGCTGTGGCGGCGCGGCCGGCTGGTCAGCACGGTCAAGGGCGGGGCCGAGCACGCCGGGGAGACCGCCGGGCGGTTCGCCGACTACTTCGCCTTCGCCGAGCCGCTCGCGCGGGTGCCCTCGCACCGGGCGCTGGCGGTGTTCCGCGGCGAGAAGGAGGACGTGCTCACCGTCACCGTGCAGCCCGAGGCGGACGACCGGGACCCACTGGACACGAGTCCCTCCGACGCCGAGATCCGCATCGCCGCGCGCTTCGGCATCGGCGACCGTGGCCGGCCCGGCGACGGCTGGCTGCGTGACACGGTGCGGCTGGCCTGGCGGACCAAGCTGCTGCCGTCGCTGACCGCCGACGTCCGGGGCCGGTTGCGGCAGGCGGCCGAGCAGACCGCGGTGCGGGTGTTCGCCGACAACCTTCGCGACCTGCTCCTCGCCGCCCCGGCCGGCGACCGGGTCACGATGGGTCTGGACCCGGGCCTGCGGACCGGCACCAAGGTCGCCGTCGTCGACGGCACCGGCAAGGTGGTGGCCACCGACACCGTGTACCCGCACCAGCCGCACAACCGGTGGGCTCCGACGCTGGCGACCCTGGGTGCGTTGATCACCCGGCACGGCGTCCGGCTGATCGCCATCGGCAACGGCACCGCGTCCCGCGAGACCGACCGGCTGGCCGCGGAACTGGTGGCCGCCCACCCCGGGGTGACCAAGGTCGTCGTCTCCGAGGCGGGGGCGTCGGTCTACTCGGCGTCGGCCTACGCCGCGGCCGAGCTGCCGGGAATGGACGTGTCCCTGCGGGGCGCGGTGTCGATCGCCCGCCGGCTGCAGGACCCGCTGGCCGAGCTGGTGAAGATCGACCCCCGGTCGATCGGTGTCGGCCAGTACCAGCACGACATCGCCGAGGGCCTGCTGGCCCGCTCGCTGGACCACGTGGTGGAGGACTGCGTCAACGGCGTCGGGGTCGACGTCAACACCGCGTCGGTCCCGCTGCTGGCCCGGGTCTCGGGGATCACCACCACCCTCGCCGAGAACATCGTCGCGCACCGGGACGGCAACGGCCGCTTCACCTCCCGGCGGGCCCTGAAGAACGTGCCCCGGCTCGGGCCCAAGGCCTACGAGCAGTGCGCGGGCTTCCTGCGCATCCCCGGCGGCGACGATCCGCTGGACGCCTCCGCGGTGCATCCGGAGGCCTACCCGGTGGTGCGGCGCATCCTGGCCGACACCGGCACCGAGCTCGCGGGGGTCATCGGCAACGTCGCGCTGCTGTCCCGGCTGCGGCCGCAACAGTACGTCGACGACACCTTCGGCGTACCCACCGTCACCGACATCATCGCCGAGCTGGAGAAACCGGGGCGGGACCCGCGCCCGGCGTTCGCCACCGCCACCTTCGCCGACGGCGTGGAGAAGATCGGCGACCTGCGGCCCGGGATGGTCCTCGAGGGCGTGGTCACCAACGTCGCGGCCTTCGGCGCCTTCGTCGACATCGGGGTGCACCAGGACGGACTCGTGCACGTCTCCGCGCTGGCCGACACGTTCGTCAGGGACCCACGCGAGGTCGTCCGGTCCGGTCAGGTGGTGCGGGTCAAGGTCCTGGAGGTCGACCCGGCCCGCAAGCGGATCGGCCTGTCGCTGCGGCTCACCGACGAACCGGGCGCGCCCCGGTCCGGCACGGGCGGCGGACGCACCGGCGGTGCCGCCCGGCCGCAGCACCGGGGGAGCGGGGGGCGGTCCGCCGCGCCGACCGCAACGCCCCGCCCGACCGCGACGCCCCGCCCGGCCGCGACGCCCCGCCCGGCCGCGACGCCCCCACCCGCCGGGTCGCTCGCCGACGCCCTGAAACGGGCCGGATTCGGCAGTGGCCCGCCGGAGCGCCGGCCACGGGGCCGCTGA